In one window of Pantanalinema sp. DNA:
- a CDS encoding VWA domain-containing protein: MPSWDQPLFLWGLVLVLPMALAVAGMVRALRLRRDRYADPDLMIEMRVGASLASPMARLSMLILAFSLLVVALAGPRIGGRLGARLPGEMPALAIAVDVSKSMGVQDLGRDRMGVARDALDALLVNLSGWKAGVVAFADDALVFCPMTSDLAAVKTLTARLRPGMAELRQGSNQENALRSALAQLQGRSGAVLLVSDGEPLAGSLSKAAAEAQRAGVSVYVLGLGTPSGGKIPDGQDLFGEPVFRTQGDGSPAVSRADLGGLKEVARATGGLFMDASRPGAAERILAHLNSRWGAGSEGSEGVLLYQIPLAIALALLVLEAGLSNRLLLPFKARLILERVLRRVRRGAALALALLALSQTAWTWPWQGSPDARRGADAYAAGQWKEARAALVKAAQERPDDPKIAYDLGCAHYQAGDFEGAAKAFGRAAELLPRGDKTLAWVKYNQGNALYRLGEAKGERKARWTAAIAEYRSAIKANPKDADAVYNLELVTRRLKALPEEKQQGGASGQKQAPPKESGGGDVMPNQAEIQATLDALQHEELRFQGEVRREERPPEPSSASDLLKQLVDQAARGQPAERPDW; encoded by the coding sequence ATGCCTAGCTGGGACCAGCCGCTCTTCCTCTGGGGCCTCGTCCTGGTGCTGCCCATGGCCCTCGCCGTGGCGGGGATGGTCCGCGCGCTTCGCCTGCGCCGCGATCGCTACGCCGATCCCGACCTGATGATCGAGATGCGGGTGGGGGCCTCGCTCGCCTCGCCCATGGCGCGGCTCTCCATGCTGATCCTCGCCTTCTCCCTTCTGGTTGTGGCGCTCGCGGGCCCGCGCATCGGCGGGCGGCTCGGCGCGCGCCTGCCCGGCGAGATGCCGGCCCTTGCGATCGCGGTGGACGTCTCCAAGAGCATGGGGGTGCAGGACCTGGGGCGCGATCGCATGGGGGTCGCGCGCGACGCCCTGGACGCGCTGCTCGTCAACCTCTCGGGCTGGAAGGCGGGGGTCGTGGCCTTCGCCGACGACGCGCTGGTCTTCTGCCCCATGACAAGCGATCTCGCAGCGGTCAAGACCCTCACGGCGCGCCTGCGGCCCGGCATGGCCGAGCTGAGGCAGGGCTCGAACCAAGAGAACGCCCTGCGCAGCGCCCTTGCGCAGCTGCAGGGCCGCTCGGGGGCGGTGCTGCTCGTGAGCGACGGCGAGCCGCTCGCAGGCTCGCTTTCGAAGGCGGCGGCCGAGGCCCAGCGCGCCGGGGTCAGCGTCTACGTCCTGGGCCTAGGGACCCCATCGGGCGGCAAGATCCCGGACGGCCAGGACCTCTTCGGCGAGCCGGTCTTCCGGACGCAGGGCGATGGCTCGCCTGCCGTCTCGCGCGCCGATCTCGGGGGGCTCAAGGAGGTCGCCCGAGCCACGGGCGGGCTCTTCATGGACGCGTCCCGGCCGGGTGCTGCCGAGCGCATCCTCGCTCACCTCAACTCCCGCTGGGGAGCGGGCAGCGAGGGGAGCGAAGGGGTCCTGCTGTACCAGATCCCCCTGGCGATCGCCCTGGCGCTCCTGGTGCTGGAGGCGGGGCTGTCGAACCGCCTGCTGCTGCCCTTCAAGGCTCGCTTGATCCTGGAGCGGGTCCTGCGCCGCGTGCGCCGGGGGGCGGCGCTGGCCCTCGCCCTTCTGGCCCTCTCTCAGACCGCCTGGACCTGGCCGTGGCAGGGGAGTCCCGACGCCCGCCGGGGCGCGGACGCCTACGCGGCAGGCCAGTGGAAGGAGGCGCGAGCGGCCCTCGTCAAGGCGGCACAGGAGCGGCCCGACGATCCGAAAATCGCCTACGACCTGGGGTGCGCGCATTACCAGGCGGGGGATTTCGAGGGCGCGGCCAAGGCCTTCGGACGCGCTGCCGAGCTTCTTCCCAGGGGGGACAAGACCCTGGCCTGGGTGAAGTACAACCAGGGCAACGCCCTGTACCGCCTGGGCGAGGCGAAGGGCGAGCGCAAGGCGCGCTGGACGGCAGCGATCGCCGAGTACCGCTCGGCCATCAAGGCGAACCCCAAGGACGCGGACGCCGTCTATAACCTCGAGCTCGTGACGCGCCGCCTCAAGGCCCTGCCCGAGGAGAAGCAGCAAGGCGGTGCCAGTGGCCAGAAGCAGGCGCCGCCCAAGGAATCGGGCGGGGGCGACGTGATGCCGAACCAGGCCGAGATCCAGGCCACCCTGGATGCGCTCCAGCACGAGGAGCTGCGCTTCCAGGGCGAGGTCAGGCGCGAGGAGCGCCCCCCCGAGCCGTCCAGCGCCTCGGATCTGCTCAAGCAGCTGGTGGATCAGGCGGCCAGGGGGCAGCCCGCGGAGCGGCCCGATTGGTAG
- a CDS encoding VWA domain-containing protein has protein sequence MTLAQPIWLLCALLIPLAIALLRRKRPAGIPLSTFRLLADADKRPRRLGLVLAALRLSALALVVIALARPQGPGRWFEEKRYGIDMMLALDISGSMRAEDFQPANRLEVAKRVLKDFVAKNAEHRLGLVAFAGRSLTLCPLTTDAQAVSQLVDRIGFDSVGQDGTAIGDGIGNSLYRLAENEGKSKVIVLMSDGENNSGYLQPLDAAAMAKARGVKVYTIAVGRPGGAPIPLTDSFGRKVYVRNRDGSLFLPKMDEQVLARIAEMTGGRYFRATDSRGLEAAYAAIAQLEKSELPAQRHRVPSENYFGWVLAALFLVGVEVLLSTGVGSVLRGEKPHA, from the coding sequence ATGACCCTCGCCCAGCCGATCTGGCTGCTTTGCGCCCTGCTGATCCCGCTTGCGATCGCCCTCTTGCGCCGCAAGCGCCCCGCGGGGATCCCGCTCTCCACCTTCCGCCTGCTGGCCGACGCGGACAAGCGCCCCAGGCGCCTCGGCCTGGTCCTCGCGGCGCTGCGCCTCTCGGCCCTCGCGCTGGTGGTCATCGCCCTGGCGAGGCCCCAGGGCCCCGGGCGCTGGTTCGAGGAGAAGCGCTACGGCATCGACATGATGCTCGCCCTCGACATCTCGGGCTCCATGCGGGCCGAGGACTTCCAGCCCGCCAACCGCCTCGAGGTGGCCAAGCGCGTCCTCAAGGACTTCGTCGCGAAGAACGCCGAGCACCGCCTCGGCCTGGTCGCCTTCGCGGGCCGGAGCCTCACCCTCTGCCCCCTGACCACCGACGCCCAGGCCGTGAGCCAGCTGGTGGATCGCATCGGCTTCGACTCGGTCGGCCAGGACGGGACGGCCATCGGGGACGGGATCGGCAACAGCCTGTATCGCCTCGCCGAGAACGAAGGCAAGAGCAAGGTCATCGTCTTGATGTCCGACGGGGAGAACAACTCGGGCTACCTCCAGCCCCTGGACGCGGCGGCAATGGCCAAGGCGCGCGGGGTCAAGGTCTACACCATCGCGGTGGGCCGGCCCGGCGGGGCCCCGATCCCGCTCACCGACTCCTTCGGCCGCAAGGTCTACGTCCGCAACCGGGACGGCAGCCTGTTCTTGCCCAAGATGGACGAGCAGGTTCTCGCCAGGATCGCCGAGATGACGGGAGGGCGCTACTTCCGCGCCACCGACTCCCGCGGCCTCGAGGCGGCCTACGCCGCGATCGCCCAGCTCGAGAAGTCCGAGCTGCCGGCGCAGCGCCACCGGGTGCCCAGCGAGAACTATTTCGGCTGGGTGCTCGCGGCCCTTTTCCTGGTCGGCGTCGAGGTGCTGCTCTCGACCGGGGTCGGCTCGGTGCTCAGAGGGGAGAAGCCCCATGCCTAG
- a CDS encoding glycosyltransferase gives MNKHILVMYETAGGGHYANARAIENAFKTRHPGCTVTLMHISAATNSKRVEYLYNSYNDMLKADPRMVHYGYQIMNRVNAEQIIFPLLLKANRNLEDYLREQDPDIIVSVFGVVNYAAMSVLDRMGWTGKKPYVIFVTDLTRNFLRSWVHPEADMMIAMLDESREQLIAYGMPAERIRVLHGMPVNPTFMTQRKSREEARRALGMALDRFTVLITMGGVANKNTIRFSKELADSGLPLQLIVACGRNAALKRKMDRLASHARIPIKVLGFTDQMPTLMDASDVAVSKPGPGTIAELAYKEIPMLIDGIFAPMPQEKGNLDFVVEKGIGTVITRSSSVSAQIRDLMENPHKVERLKENMRRINNPDAVYDLVDLIANAQVADGKVPSLSDR, from the coding sequence ATGAACAAGCACATCCTAGTCATGTACGAGACCGCCGGCGGCGGCCACTACGCCAACGCCCGCGCCATCGAGAACGCCTTCAAGACGCGCCACCCCGGCTGCACCGTGACCCTGATGCACATCTCGGCGGCCACCAACAGCAAGCGGGTGGAGTACCTCTACAACTCCTACAACGACATGCTCAAGGCCGATCCGCGCATGGTCCACTACGGCTACCAGATCATGAACCGGGTCAACGCCGAGCAGATCATCTTCCCGCTCTTGCTCAAGGCCAACCGCAACCTGGAGGACTACCTGCGGGAGCAGGACCCCGACATCATCGTCTCGGTGTTCGGCGTGGTCAACTACGCGGCCATGTCCGTCCTGGATCGCATGGGCTGGACCGGCAAGAAGCCCTACGTCATCTTCGTGACCGACCTGACGCGCAACTTCCTGCGCTCGTGGGTCCACCCCGAGGCGGACATGATGATCGCCATGCTCGACGAGAGCCGCGAGCAGCTGATCGCCTACGGCATGCCCGCCGAGCGGATCCGCGTGCTCCACGGCATGCCCGTCAACCCGACCTTCATGACCCAGCGCAAGTCGCGCGAGGAGGCCCGCAGGGCCCTCGGGATGGCGCTCGATCGCTTCACTGTGCTGATCACCATGGGCGGCGTCGCCAACAAGAACACCATCCGCTTCTCCAAGGAGCTGGCCGATTCGGGCCTGCCCCTGCAGCTGATCGTCGCCTGCGGCAGGAACGCGGCGCTCAAGCGCAAGATGGACCGCCTGGCCTCCCATGCCCGGATCCCTATCAAGGTGCTGGGCTTCACCGACCAGATGCCGACCCTCATGGACGCCAGCGACGTGGCCGTCTCCAAGCCGGGCCCCGGCACCATCGCCGAGCTGGCCTACAAGGAGATCCCCATGCTGATCGACGGGATCTTCGCCCCCATGCCGCAGGAGAAGGGCAACCTGGACTTCGTGGTCGAGAAGGGGATCGGCACGGTCATCACCCGCTCGTCCTCGGTCTCGGCCCAGATCCGCGACCTGATGGAGAACCCCCACAAGGTCGAGCGCCTCAAGGAGAACATGCGCCGGATCAACAATCCGGACGCGGTCTACGACCTGGTGGACCTCATCGCCAACGCCCAGGTGGCCGATGGCAAGGTCCCGAGCCTTTCGGATCGATAG
- a CDS encoding transposase, producing MATIALLKRMVRRIRARWPKVRILVRADAAFAAPEVYDRCEGNCVDHLIGLVNNKVLERFSAPNHKAAKIAYHGWLAKNGASLGLSPNLPLALEPRLPKIIPKHGIAHPQPFA from the coding sequence GTGGCCACGATCGCCCTCCTCAAGCGCATGGTCCGGCGCATTCGAGCGCGCTGGCCGAAGGTTCGCATCCTCGTCAGGGCGGATGCCGCTTTCGCCGCGCCGGAAGTCTACGACCGGTGCGAGGGCAACTGCGTCGACCACCTGATCGGCCTGGTCAACAACAAGGTCCTGGAACGCTTCTCGGCACCAAATCACAAGGCGGCCAAGATCGCCTACCACGGCTGGCTCGCCAAGAACGGGGCGTCGCTCGGACTTTCACCGAATTTGCCTCTCGCACTGGAGCCGCGCCTGCCCAAGATCATCCCCAAGCACGGCATCGCTCACCCGCAACCGTTCGCGTGA
- a CDS encoding glycosyltransferase, with protein sequence MKLLLVADQYYPPTLGGSAITIRRLAHGLAERGHDVTILAPGTQGLRNYVERDGQTTVVRARAIPALHLATNTNKQSAPRLTILPENLVEHTIQRIRPDLVQLVTPTIMGSAALKNARRLGIPVVASNHGIPDNLIPFKVDRDWLAYKIFDNVYWTEVVSFLNQVDFVTAPTNLACDMLTERGLEKQPVPVSNGVDLNVFTPPSPGEKDRLRARFKLPNDRPVVLYAGRLALEKRLDVLLEAMPKVLSETQCHFLFMGAGALDVKGMVEGLGLSEHATFTGLVDDQTLPLVYRAADMLVLPSESELQGMVLLEGAASGLPLIGANALAIPEIVHHCSNGFLHQPGNADDLAERIVCLVGDAELRAQYGARSVELVQHHALEACIGQMESIYREMIALHRGAEVE encoded by the coding sequence ATGAAGCTGCTCTTGGTAGCGGATCAGTACTATCCCCCGACGCTCGGCGGCAGCGCCATCACCATCCGCCGGCTGGCCCACGGCCTTGCCGAGCGCGGCCACGACGTGACCATCCTCGCGCCGGGGACCCAGGGCCTGCGCAACTACGTGGAGCGTGACGGCCAGACGACGGTGGTCCGCGCCCGCGCCATCCCGGCCCTGCACCTGGCGACCAACACCAACAAGCAGTCCGCGCCGCGCCTGACGATCCTGCCCGAGAACCTGGTCGAGCACACCATCCAGCGCATCCGGCCGGACCTGGTGCAGCTCGTCACCCCGACCATCATGGGCTCGGCGGCCCTCAAGAACGCGCGCCGCCTGGGGATCCCGGTGGTCGCGAGCAATCACGGCATCCCGGACAACCTCATCCCCTTCAAGGTCGATCGCGACTGGCTCGCCTACAAGATCTTCGACAACGTCTACTGGACCGAGGTCGTCTCGTTCCTCAACCAGGTGGACTTCGTCACGGCGCCGACCAACCTCGCCTGCGACATGCTGACCGAGCGGGGTCTGGAGAAGCAGCCGGTGCCCGTCTCCAACGGGGTGGACCTCAACGTCTTCACGCCGCCCTCGCCCGGCGAGAAGGATCGGCTGCGTGCCCGCTTCAAGCTGCCGAATGATCGCCCCGTGGTCCTGTACGCCGGCCGCCTCGCCCTCGAGAAGCGCCTGGACGTCCTCTTGGAGGCCATGCCCAAGGTGCTCTCCGAGACCCAGTGCCACTTCCTCTTCATGGGCGCGGGTGCCCTCGACGTGAAGGGGATGGTGGAGGGCCTCGGCCTTTCCGAGCACGCGACCTTCACGGGGCTGGTGGACGACCAGACCCTTCCTCTGGTGTACCGTGCGGCCGACATGCTGGTGCTGCCCTCCGAGTCGGAGCTGCAGGGGATGGTGCTGCTCGAGGGGGCGGCGAGCGGCCTGCCGCTCATCGGGGCCAACGCGCTGGCGATCCCCGAGATCGTCCACCACTGCTCCAACGGCTTCCTGCACCAGCCGGGCAACGCGGACGACCTGGCCGAGCGCATCGTCTGCCTGGTCGGCGACGCCGAGTTGCGCGCGCAGTACGGGGCGCGCAGCGTGGAGCTGGTCCAGCACCACGCGCTCGAGGCCTGCATCGGTCAGATGGAGTCAATCTACCGGGAGATGATCGCCCTGCACCGGGGCGCAGAGGTCGAATAG
- a CDS encoding phage holin family protein, producing the protein MVLIRQWLASALAFLAIALYLPGFHVSDPISAVLASAVLGLFNAILRPILQLFAFPLTLVTFGLFLLVINGLMMWLVPFVVKGVRIEDFVAQGMHVPAFATAMIAAVLVSLASWLIGGLLRVLTGAPK; encoded by the coding sequence GTGGTCCTCATCCGTCAGTGGCTAGCATCCGCGCTGGCCTTCCTCGCCATCGCCCTTTACCTTCCCGGCTTCCACGTCAGCGATCCGATCTCCGCGGTGCTCGCGAGCGCCGTGCTCGGCCTGTTCAACGCGATCCTGCGCCCCATCCTCCAGCTCTTCGCCTTCCCCCTGACCCTGGTGACCTTCGGCCTCTTCCTGCTCGTGATCAACGGCCTGATGATGTGGCTGGTGCCCTTCGTGGTGAAGGGGGTGCGCATCGAGGACTTCGTGGCCCAGGGGATGCACGTGCCCGCCTTCGCGACCGCCATGATCGCTGCGGTGCTGGTCTCTCTGGCCAGCTGGCTCATCGGCGGACTGCTGCGCGTCCTGACCGGGGCCCCGAAGTAG
- a CDS encoding alkaline phosphatase family protein — MRDTRPLHLIVIDGWHPALLQQERDRLPAFSFLAAAGALDLECVSTFPTVTPSALSTLVTGAMPSAHGIRGIMWYHREEDRYVHYWPSHQSLVMGTMPRVLRDIFVHLNGAHLSAATPTVFEVLEGAGLVCGNVNFPITRGACLHRATLPWPICWLAGMAPDLAVSGPRHCYLGDFVPMRGFGRQGLFGRFGINDDRAGDYGAAMIKRLRPDFSLVYLNEHDLRSHHAGPMGCAYSLSIIDRQLAKLMDAYGSWEKAISEARWILVGDHAQSPIGGVPGYAVNVLKAFKGLMVAPLAVGGLSARSADLAIAPNDRSALIYLRDPGRLADVLEQVALWPSVDQIAWREGGGYCAMSAGSARVVRWREGGARRDPHGRAWDLSGDPAVLDVRLPALGRIDYREYPDALSRLADALDGGADVVITARRGYEFTTGFTMGKGNHGSLAKEDSMVPLLTVGLPPLMAPARTSDVAHLVLAAFGLASSPIAPFWRQKWSSSVSG; from the coding sequence ATGCGAGACACGCGCCCCCTGCACCTGATCGTGATCGACGGCTGGCACCCGGCCTTGCTCCAGCAGGAGCGCGATCGCTTGCCTGCTTTCTCCTTCCTGGCCGCGGCGGGTGCGCTCGACCTGGAGTGCGTCTCGACCTTCCCGACCGTCACCCCGAGCGCGCTGAGCACGCTGGTGACCGGGGCCATGCCGAGCGCTCACGGCATCCGAGGCATCATGTGGTACCACCGCGAGGAGGACCGCTACGTCCACTACTGGCCCTCGCACCAGAGCCTGGTCATGGGCACCATGCCGCGCGTGCTGCGCGACATCTTCGTCCACCTCAACGGCGCGCACCTCAGCGCGGCGACCCCCACGGTCTTCGAGGTCCTCGAGGGGGCGGGCCTGGTCTGCGGCAACGTCAACTTCCCCATCACCCGCGGGGCGTGCCTTCACCGGGCGACGCTACCATGGCCCATCTGCTGGCTCGCGGGGATGGCGCCGGATCTCGCCGTGAGCGGGCCGCGCCACTGCTACCTGGGCGACTTCGTGCCCATGCGGGGCTTCGGCAGGCAGGGGCTTTTCGGCCGCTTCGGGATCAACGACGACCGGGCGGGGGACTACGGGGCCGCCATGATCAAGCGCTTGCGCCCCGACTTCAGCCTCGTCTACCTCAACGAGCACGACCTGCGCTCCCACCACGCCGGGCCCATGGGCTGCGCCTACAGCCTCTCGATCATCGACCGTCAGCTCGCCAAGCTGATGGACGCCTACGGCTCCTGGGAGAAGGCGATCAGCGAGGCCCGCTGGATCCTGGTCGGCGATCACGCCCAGAGCCCCATCGGCGGCGTGCCGGGCTACGCCGTCAACGTCCTCAAGGCCTTCAAGGGCCTCATGGTGGCTCCCTTGGCGGTGGGGGGCCTGAGCGCGCGCTCGGCGGATCTCGCGATCGCCCCCAACGACCGCTCGGCGCTCATCTACCTGCGCGATCCTGGCAGGCTCGCCGACGTGCTGGAGCAGGTCGCGCTCTGGCCGAGCGTGGACCAGATCGCCTGGCGCGAGGGGGGGGGCTACTGCGCCATGAGCGCCGGGAGCGCCCGGGTCGTGCGCTGGCGCGAGGGGGGTGCCCGCCGCGATCCGCACGGGCGCGCCTGGGACCTCTCGGGGGACCCCGCGGTGCTGGATGTGCGGCTGCCGGCTCTTGGCCGGATCGACTACCGGGAGTACCCCGACGCCCTGTCGCGGCTCGCAGACGCCCTCGACGGCGGGGCGGACGTGGTCATCACGGCCCGGCGGGGCTACGAGTTCACGACGGGCTTCACCATGGGCAAGGGCAATCACGGCAGCCTTGCGAAAGAGGACTCCATGGTCCCATTATTGACGGTGGGGCTTCCGCCGCTCATGGCACCCGCGCGCACCAGCGACGTGGCGCACCTGGTGCTCGCGGCCTTCGGCCTCGCGTCTTCCCCGATCGCGCCCTTCTGGAGGCAAAAGTGGTCCTCATCCGTCAGTGGCTAG
- a CDS encoding BON domain-containing protein, with protein MEKVYLASKVRTALATDERVGMTDLRVQFTPEGRGVVTGEVNSDEQRRAVSAVLHALPEARDFLNRTHVRTVRAPEQAEVILPGGHAP; from the coding sequence ATGGAAAAGGTCTACCTGGCCAGCAAGGTGCGCACCGCGCTCGCGACCGACGAGCGGGTCGGCATGACCGACCTGCGGGTCCAGTTCACCCCCGAGGGGCGCGGGGTGGTCACCGGCGAGGTCAACTCGGACGAGCAGCGCCGGGCCGTCAGCGCGGTCCTGCACGCCCTGCCCGAGGCGCGCGACTTCCTCAACCGCACCCACGTCCGCACCGTGCGCGCCCCGGAGCAGGCCGAGGTGATCCTGCCCGGAGGTCACGCGCCATGA
- a CDS encoding metallophosphoesterase, producing the protein MIRLAASADLHCRADAVGLFAPWFAKLNQEADLLLLAGDLTNWGEEAEAVALATELASLSIPVLCVLGNHDYHAERPQVVRERLEEAGAVVLEKEATVVEVRGQTLGVVGTKGFAGGFGQACIAPFGEPEIKQFMRETYACAEAIEQGLTGLETDYRVVLLHYSPIPETLKGESVGVYPFLGSSILGEPIDACGADLVLHGHAHRGTEHGQTPGGIPVRNCSIPVLGRPYALYELQRFEEPALRR; encoded by the coding sequence ATGATCCGCCTGGCCGCGAGCGCAGACCTCCACTGCCGCGCGGACGCGGTTGGCCTGTTCGCCCCCTGGTTCGCCAAGCTCAACCAGGAGGCCGACCTCCTCTTGCTGGCGGGGGATCTGACCAACTGGGGCGAGGAGGCCGAGGCCGTGGCTCTCGCCACCGAGCTCGCCAGCCTCTCGATCCCGGTGCTGTGCGTCCTGGGCAACCACGACTACCACGCCGAGCGCCCCCAGGTGGTCCGCGAGCGCCTGGAAGAGGCGGGGGCCGTCGTGCTCGAGAAGGAAGCGACGGTGGTCGAGGTCCGGGGGCAGACCCTCGGGGTGGTGGGGACCAAGGGGTTCGCCGGGGGCTTCGGCCAGGCGTGCATCGCCCCTTTCGGGGAGCCCGAGATCAAGCAGTTCATGCGCGAGACCTACGCCTGCGCGGAGGCCATCGAGCAAGGCTTGACCGGCCTCGAGACCGACTACCGGGTGGTGCTCCTGCACTACTCGCCGATCCCCGAGACCCTGAAAGGGGAGAGCGTGGGGGTGTACCCGTTCCTCGGCTCGTCGATCCTCGGCGAGCCGATCGACGCGTGCGGGGCGGATCTGGTCCTCCACGGCCACGCCCACCGCGGCACCGAGCACGGTCAGACCCCGGGCGGGATCCCGGTGCGCAACTGCTCGATCCCGGTTCTGGGCCGCCCGTACGCGCTGTACGAGCTGCAGCGCTTCGAGGAGCCCGCCCTCAGGCGCTGA
- a CDS encoding nucleotidyltransferase yields MFDAMPEARRLLASGPPAATPQVPDDHRLLSAGHEACEILTRAGVPYMVGGGVAVWAYGRRRCTKDIDLFLPPKIPFVAMDALGKHGFHTRDTDASWLYKAFKYGVLIDLIVWTTGNVRLDAETFARTRVHEIDGRLFTLMGPEDVLFRKILSHREERRDWYDGLSMLSGPPIPFDWAYFLGRIRPEHARRTLSFALYAQADLGVEAVPGWVVASLLKDVPLGA; encoded by the coding sequence ATGTTTGACGCCATGCCCGAGGCGCGCCGCCTCCTGGCGAGTGGTCCGCCTGCCGCGACGCCTCAAGTTCCGGACGACCATCGCCTCCTGTCCGCCGGGCACGAGGCGTGCGAGATCCTGACCAGGGCCGGGGTGCCGTACATGGTGGGCGGAGGGGTCGCCGTCTGGGCCTACGGGCGCCGCCGCTGCACCAAGGACATCGACCTGTTCCTGCCGCCGAAGATCCCCTTCGTGGCCATGGACGCGCTGGGCAAGCATGGCTTCCACACGCGCGACACCGACGCGAGCTGGCTCTACAAGGCCTTCAAGTACGGGGTGCTGATCGATCTGATCGTCTGGACGACGGGCAATGTGCGGCTGGACGCCGAGACCTTCGCCCGCACGCGCGTCCACGAGATCGACGGCCGCCTGTTCACCCTGATGGGCCCAGAGGACGTCCTGTTCCGCAAGATCCTCTCCCACCGCGAGGAGCGAAGGGACTGGTACGACGGCCTCTCGATGCTCTCAGGGCCGCCGATCCCCTTCGACTGGGCGTACTTCCTGGGCCGGATCCGGCCCGAGCACGCGCGCCGGACCCTGTCGTTCGCGCTGTACGCCCAGGCGGACCTCGGGGTCGAGGCGGTGCCTGGCTGGGTGGTGGCGTCGCTGCTCAAGGACGTGCCCCTCGGGGCCTGA
- a CDS encoding family 10 glycosylhydrolase: MLTSRLTPALLALTLGSALAAPAFAGPLENRLSVLRERHAKIESRLSFARSRMLDVPAERAEVDLAVGKMALDTAGLLLEMREDPKRVQGWLDKAGERLDASYLGTLPSRGVEARGLFIDMSSLPRTREGIRELVGRLSRANFNMIIPEVFRRGYTLYPSRFTDKDPEFAGLDFDPFRTLVSEAHQAGIEVHPWIWTFRVKSPGFGDPVLSRLPALAARSARTTEPRFLSPADPRAREWVFGLVDELIDRYDVDGLLLDYIRYDEETPDDWISQTTFGLEHYARHGVFPPSPIKPNTPAWIEYQLWREQQVNLTVQTIAQRLKLKNPDLQLSVSTFRGERYGRLNKMQHWRHWSNNGWTDFVTSMLYTAKTSDLGTWLNWETDAGSRTNLLYAILGPHRMTDPIPQTLEQIEFLNQRQAPAVLFFALSHLKPGTLEALAAGPFRRPAMNPGRRLIPAARRVLSELDNAYLGPVQAGADEGTAASVAVLRGELKKIQRSLPLTATPYHQNAALVKRLEAVEALARQMAQQRVLSAPVSDEITHRLGYATVLVQANAQRLGATRSVPSSQPPASPPLIEAPEQRD; encoded by the coding sequence TTGCTCACCTCCCGACTCACCCCGGCGCTCCTCGCCCTGACTCTCGGCAGCGCCCTCGCCGCCCCCGCGTTCGCGGGCCCCCTCGAAAATCGGCTCTCGGTCCTGCGCGAGCGCCATGCGAAGATCGAGAGCCGCCTTTCCTTCGCCAGGAGCCGCATGCTCGACGTCCCGGCGGAGCGCGCCGAGGTGGACCTCGCGGTGGGCAAGATGGCCCTGGACACCGCCGGGCTCCTGCTCGAGATGCGCGAGGACCCCAAGCGGGTGCAGGGGTGGCTGGACAAGGCCGGCGAACGCCTGGACGCCTCGTACCTCGGGACCCTTCCCTCGCGCGGCGTCGAGGCCCGGGGCCTCTTCATCGACATGTCGTCGCTGCCCAGGACCAGAGAGGGCATCCGCGAGCTGGTCGGGCGCCTGTCGCGCGCCAACTTCAACATGATCATCCCCGAGGTGTTCCGGCGCGGCTACACCCTCTACCCCAGCCGCTTCACCGACAAGGACCCCGAGTTCGCCGGGCTCGACTTCGACCCCTTCCGGACGCTCGTGAGCGAGGCGCACCAGGCCGGCATCGAGGTCCATCCCTGGATCTGGACCTTCCGCGTCAAGAGCCCCGGCTTCGGCGACCCGGTGCTCTCGCGCCTGCCGGCGCTCGCCGCCCGCAGCGCCAGGACGACCGAGCCGCGCTTCCTCTCGCCCGCCGATCCGCGCGCGCGCGAGTGGGTCTTCGGCCTGGTGGACGAGCTGATCGACCGCTACGACGTGGACGGGCTGTTGCTCGACTACATCCGCTACGACGAGGAGACCCCCGACGACTGGATCAGCCAGACCACCTTCGGGCTCGAGCACTACGCCCGGCACGGCGTCTTTCCCCCCTCGCCCATCAAGCCCAACACCCCCGCCTGGATCGAGTACCAGCTCTGGCGCGAGCAGCAGGTCAACCTGACGGTCCAGACCATCGCCCAGCGCCTCAAGCTCAAGAATCCCGACCTGCAGCTCTCGGTCTCGACCTTCCGCGGCGAGCGCTACGGCCGCCTCAACAAGATGCAGCACTGGCGCCACTGGTCCAACAACGGCTGGACCGACTTCGTCACGTCGATGCTCTACACCGCGAAGACCTCGGACCTCGGCACCTGGCTCAACTGGGAGACGGACGCCGGCAGCCGGACCAACTTGCTGTACGCCATCCTGGGCCCGCACCGCATGACCGATCCCATCCCGCAGACCCTCGAGCAGATCGAGTTCCTGAACCAGCGGCAAGCGCCCGCCGTGCTGTTCTTCGCCCTCTCCCACCTCAAGCCCGGCACCCTCGAGGCCCTGGCGGCGGGCCCGTTCCGCAGGCCAGCCATGAACCCCGGCCGCAGGCTCATCCCCGCCGCGCGCCGGGTGCTCTCCGAGCTGGACAACGCCTACCTCGGCCCGGTCCAGGCCGGAGCCGACGAAGGCACGGCGGCGAGCGTCGCGGTCCTGCGCGGCGAGCTGAAGAAGATCCAGCGATCGCTTCCTCTCACGGCGACGCCGTACCACCAGAACGCCGCGCTGGTGAAGCGCCTGGAGGCGGTAGAGGCCCTCGCCCGCCAGATGGCCCAGCAGCGCGTCCTGAGCGCCCCGGTGAGCGACGAGATCACCCACCGCCTGGGCTACGCCACGGTGCTGGTCCAGGCGAACGCCCAGCGCCTGGGGGCCACCCGCTCGGTGCCCTCGAGCCAGCCGCCCGCGAGCCCCCCCCTGATCGAGGCGCCCGAGCAGCGCGATTGA